One part of the Homo sapiens chromosome 19, GRCh38.p14 Primary Assembly genome encodes these proteins:
- the PGLYRP1 gene encoding peptidoglycan recognition protein 1 precursor, whose amino-acid sequence MSRRSMLLAWALPSLLRLGAAQETEDPACCSPIVPRNEWKALASECAQHLSLPLRYVVVSHTAGSSCNTPASCQQQARNVQHYHMKTLGWCDVGYNFLIGEDGLVYEGRGWNFTGAHSGHLWNPMSIGISFMGNYMDRVPTPQAIRAAQGLLACGVAQGALRSNYVLKGHRDVQRTLSPGNQLYHLIQNWPHYRSP is encoded by the exons ATGTCCCGCCGCTCTATGCTGCTTGCCTGGGCTCTCCCCAGCCTCCTTCGACTCGGAGCGGCTCAGGAGACAGAAGACCCGGCCTGCTGCAGCCCCATAGTGCCCCGGAACGAGTGGAAGGCCCTGGCATCAGAGTGCGCCCAGCACCTGAGCCTGCCCTTACGCTATGTGGTGGTATCGCACACGGCGGGCAGCAGCTGCAACACCCCCGCCTCGTGCCAGCAGCAGGCCCGGAATGTGCAGCACTACCACATGAAGACACTGGGCTGGTGCGACGTGGGCTACAA CTTCCTGATTGGAGAAGACGGGCTCGTATACGAGGGCCGTGGCTGGAACTTCACGGGTGCCCACTCAGGTCACTTATGGAACCCCATGTCCATTGGCATCAGCTTCATGGGCAACTACATGG ATCGGGTGCCCACACCCCAGGCCATCCGGGCAGCCCAGGGTCTACTGGCCTGCGGTGTGGCTCAGGGAGCCCTGAGGTCCAACTATGTGCTCAAAGGACACCGGGATGTGCAGCGTACACTCTCTCCAGGCAACCAGCTCTACCACCTCATCCAGAATTGGCCACACTACCGCTCCCCCTGA